One Alkalicoccus halolimnae DNA segment encodes these proteins:
- a CDS encoding NAD(P)-binding protein gives MASIPLMVNLDKKKIVIVGGGRVALKRIAVLNKSEAFITVISPHFQPEIKALEKAGFLTCLEKAFAPDDISDAFLVIIATDNPEVNESVRNAAPANCLLNDASSAESGSVQFPAAVKRGRLTIAVSTEGASPKFAKHLKKELSERYNEDYEAYMEFLFTARQLLKKADLSFEEKDMHLQIILSKSYLDPREQEKKLLQLRDLL, from the coding sequence ATGGCTTCCATCCCGCTGATGGTAAACCTGGATAAAAAAAAGATCGTCATCGTCGGCGGTGGAAGGGTGGCGCTCAAACGAATTGCAGTGCTGAATAAAAGTGAGGCCTTTATTACTGTTATCAGTCCGCACTTCCAGCCGGAAATAAAAGCTTTGGAGAAAGCAGGATTTCTTACCTGCCTCGAAAAAGCTTTCGCTCCGGACGATATTTCCGATGCTTTTTTAGTAATTATTGCAACAGATAATCCCGAAGTAAACGAATCAGTAAGGAACGCAGCGCCTGCAAACTGCCTGCTCAATGACGCCTCCTCTGCAGAATCAGGAAGTGTACAGTTTCCTGCGGCAGTGAAGCGGGGCCGCCTTACTATTGCTGTCTCCACAGAGGGAGCGAGTCCGAAGTTTGCAAAACACTTAAAAAAGGAGCTTTCTGAGCGTTATAACGAGGACTACGAAGCTTACATGGAGTTTTTGTTTACGGCCCGGCAGCTTTTGAAAAAAGCTGATCTTTCCTTCGAGGAAAAGGACATGCACCTGCAGATAATTCTAAGTAAATCCTACCTTGATCCCCGGGAACAGGAAAAAAAACTGCTGCAGCTCCGCGATCTTCTGTAA
- the cysI gene encoding assimilatory sulfite reductase (NADPH) hemoprotein subunit, translated as MAENKLTEHGPPSETEEIKRNSSFLRGELEENFADPLSAGIPEAQTKLLKFHGSYMQDDRDLRNERKQQKLEPAYQFMIRVRLAGGVATPAQWLKMDEIANTYGNGTLKLTTRQTFQTHGILKWNMKKSIQEMNNAMMDTIAACGDVNRNVMCAANPYQSNVHAEVHRLSHKLSDHLLPKTRAYHEIWLDEEKVIDSREEESEPMYGPVYLPRKFKIGVAVPPSNDVDIFSQDIGFIAIIEDGELRGFNVAVGGGMGMTHGDTNTYPQLSRVIGFSRPEHIHEVAEKIITIQRDYGNRSERKNARFKYTVDRLGLDWIKAELNNRLGWDLEEERAYYFEDNGDRYGWVEGDGKWHLTLFIEHGRIKDTEGYPLMTGLREIAKMHKGDFRLTPNQNLIISNVAKSKKAAINKLVKAYGMTDGKHNSALRQNSMACVAFPTCGLAMAESERYLPTLVDKIEDILEEAGLRDEEILIRMTGCPNGCARPALGEIAFIGKGPGKYNMYLGASFTGDRLNKLYRENIGEKEILDTLKPILHQYAKERQPKERFGDFVIRAGIIEEVTSGVNFHA; from the coding sequence ATGGCAGAGAACAAACTAACAGAACACGGACCTCCAAGTGAAACGGAGGAAATAAAAAGAAACAGCAGTTTTCTGCGCGGGGAGCTGGAAGAAAATTTTGCAGATCCTCTCAGTGCAGGAATTCCGGAAGCACAGACGAAGCTGTTGAAGTTCCACGGAAGCTATATGCAGGACGACCGAGATCTGCGTAACGAGCGAAAACAGCAGAAGCTGGAGCCAGCTTATCAGTTTATGATCCGTGTACGGCTTGCAGGAGGCGTGGCGACACCGGCTCAGTGGCTTAAGATGGACGAGATTGCCAACACGTATGGCAACGGCACGCTTAAACTTACAACGAGGCAGACTTTTCAGACTCATGGCATTCTTAAATGGAACATGAAGAAAAGTATTCAGGAAATGAATAATGCGATGATGGATACGATCGCGGCCTGCGGAGATGTTAACCGTAATGTGATGTGTGCTGCGAATCCTTATCAGTCTAACGTTCATGCAGAGGTGCACCGGCTTTCTCACAAACTGAGCGATCACCTCCTTCCAAAAACAAGAGCCTACCATGAAATCTGGCTCGACGAGGAAAAAGTTATCGACAGCCGTGAAGAAGAAAGTGAGCCGATGTATGGACCTGTTTACCTGCCGAGAAAGTTTAAAATCGGCGTAGCCGTGCCTCCTTCCAATGACGTTGATATTTTTTCCCAGGATATCGGCTTTATAGCCATCATTGAAGATGGCGAGCTTAGAGGCTTTAACGTAGCGGTAGGTGGAGGCATGGGCATGACACACGGTGACACAAATACGTATCCGCAGCTTTCCCGGGTCATCGGCTTCAGCAGGCCGGAGCATATTCATGAAGTGGCAGAAAAAATCATCACTATTCAGCGGGATTACGGTAATCGTTCCGAGCGTAAAAATGCTCGTTTCAAATATACGGTGGACCGGCTCGGCCTGGACTGGATCAAAGCAGAGCTGAATAACCGCCTTGGCTGGGACCTCGAAGAAGAACGGGCCTACTATTTTGAAGATAATGGCGACCGCTACGGCTGGGTAGAAGGTGATGGGAAATGGCACCTGACTCTGTTTATTGAACACGGCCGTATAAAAGATACGGAAGGGTACCCGCTGATGACAGGACTGCGTGAAATTGCCAAAATGCATAAAGGTGACTTCCGGCTGACGCCAAACCAGAATCTCATTATTTCCAACGTAGCGAAGTCGAAAAAAGCTGCGATCAATAAGCTTGTTAAAGCATACGGGATGACCGATGGAAAACATAATTCTGCACTCCGGCAGAATTCGATGGCATGTGTCGCCTTCCCGACATGCGGACTGGCAATGGCAGAGTCTGAACGGTATCTGCCTACGCTTGTCGATAAAATTGAAGATATTCTTGAAGAAGCAGGTCTGCGGGATGAAGAAATTCTGATCCGGATGACGGGATGCCCGAACGGCTGTGCCAGACCCGCACTCGGCGAAATTGCCTTTATCGGCAAAGGGCCGGGCAAGTACAATATGTACCTTGGAGCAAGTTTCACTGGAGATCGTTTAAATAAGCTGTACCGGGAAAATATTGGCGAGAAAGAAATCCTCGACACATTGAAGCCTATTTTGCATCAATATGCAAAAGAACGGCAGCCGAAAGAGCGTTTCGGTGATTTCGTAATCCGTGCCGGTATCATTGAAGAAGTAACTTCGGGAGTCAATTTTCATGCATAA
- a CDS encoding assimilatory sulfite reductase (NADPH) flavoprotein subunit, whose amino-acid sequence MQFATTNSPFNEEQTDLLNQLLPTLNESQKYWLSGYLAYSGASVSEAAATVDVEAPVRPEEAQASSQQAETRDITVLIGTQTGNCESLGKEFSEKLKQQDLSVTLLDMDQFKPKNIKNVEDLFIITSTHGEGDPPDNSLGLYDFLHSRRAPKLDNVRYSVLALGDTSYEQFCQTGKEFDHRLAELGGERLHERVDCDVDYEEPAASWFSGVIAELQKNGAAETVPEKTPDTDSAAVETPGQPIYSKKNPFKAEILENINLNGRGSNKETRHLELNLEGSNFVYEPGDSLAIAPENDPELVNQLIEDMNWDPAETITVNKEGGVLPLREALTKTYDITTLTKSLLQKAAGLIDDEKLTNLLLPENKEELKTYIEGRDLVDFVKDFGPWNVSVGDFTGILRKIPVRLYSIASSLEANPEEVHLTVGAVRYDAHGRSRKGVCSVQCAERSSIGDHLSVFVQPNKSFKLPEDHTTPIIMIGAGTGIAPYRSFLEEREEAEAEGKSWLFFGDQHFMTDFLYQTELQRWRTDGVLTKMNVAFSRDTAEKIYVQHRLLEEAKEIYSWIESGANIYVCGDKQYMAKDVHEALLTIIEKEGGKSREEAETYLADMRKAKQYQRDVY is encoded by the coding sequence TTGCAGTTCGCGACAACTAACAGCCCCTTTAATGAGGAGCAGACAGACCTTTTGAATCAACTTCTCCCTACACTGAACGAAAGCCAGAAATACTGGCTCAGCGGCTATCTCGCCTATTCCGGCGCATCGGTATCCGAAGCGGCTGCCACGGTGGACGTAGAGGCTCCCGTCCGCCCTGAAGAAGCACAGGCAAGCAGCCAGCAGGCTGAAACGCGCGATATAACGGTGTTGATCGGTACACAGACAGGCAACTGTGAGTCGCTTGGAAAAGAATTTTCAGAAAAACTTAAACAGCAGGACTTATCTGTCACACTTCTCGATATGGATCAGTTCAAGCCTAAAAACATAAAAAATGTGGAAGACCTGTTTATTATCACGAGTACGCACGGCGAGGGAGATCCTCCCGATAACTCGCTCGGACTGTACGATTTTCTGCACAGCCGGCGTGCGCCGAAGCTCGATAACGTCCGCTACTCGGTACTTGCTCTGGGAGACACTTCCTACGAACAGTTCTGCCAGACAGGCAAAGAGTTTGATCACAGGCTGGCAGAGCTCGGTGGGGAACGCCTCCACGAACGGGTGGACTGTGATGTCGATTATGAAGAACCAGCTGCCTCCTGGTTCAGCGGAGTGATAGCCGAACTGCAGAAAAATGGTGCTGCGGAAACAGTACCGGAAAAAACACCGGATACAGATTCAGCGGCCGTGGAAACCCCAGGCCAGCCGATTTATTCGAAGAAGAACCCGTTTAAAGCGGAAATTCTGGAAAATATTAATCTGAACGGCCGTGGTTCCAATAAAGAAACCCGCCACCTTGAACTGAATCTTGAAGGCTCCAATTTTGTATATGAGCCCGGAGACAGCCTGGCGATTGCTCCGGAAAACGATCCGGAACTTGTTAATCAGCTGATAGAGGACATGAACTGGGATCCGGCTGAAACGATTACAGTCAATAAAGAAGGCGGAGTTCTTCCGCTGCGTGAGGCTCTGACCAAAACGTACGACATAACGACACTGACAAAATCGCTCCTGCAGAAAGCGGCAGGGCTGATCGATGATGAGAAGCTTACTAATCTTCTCCTCCCGGAAAATAAAGAGGAATTAAAAACGTATATCGAAGGAAGAGATCTGGTGGACTTTGTGAAAGACTTCGGTCCGTGGAACGTATCCGTGGGAGACTTCACCGGTATACTCCGTAAAATACCGGTTCGTCTTTATTCGATAGCGAGCAGCCTGGAGGCAAATCCAGAGGAAGTACATCTGACTGTCGGCGCTGTGCGTTATGACGCTCACGGCCGCTCTCGTAAAGGAGTTTGTTCTGTACAATGTGCAGAAAGGTCGAGCATTGGTGATCATCTTTCGGTTTTCGTGCAGCCGAACAAGAGCTTCAAGCTTCCGGAAGATCATACGACGCCAATTATTATGATTGGGGCTGGAACAGGAATTGCCCCCTACCGTTCTTTTCTTGAAGAAAGAGAAGAAGCAGAAGCGGAAGGGAAATCGTGGCTTTTCTTCGGAGATCAGCATTTTATGACCGACTTCCTGTATCAGACAGAACTGCAGCGATGGAGAACAGACGGTGTTTTGACAAAGATGAACGTGGCCTTCTCCCGGGATACCGCAGAAAAAATATATGTGCAGCACCGCCTGCTTGAGGAAGCAAAAGAAATTTACAGCTGGATTGAATCCGGTGCTAATATTTACGTCTGCGGCGATAAGCAGTACATGGCAAAAGATGTTCATGAGGCCCTGCTGACGATTATTGAAAAAGAAGGCGGAAAAAGCAGAGAAGAGGCGGAAACGTATCTGGCCGACATGCGCAAAGCTAAACAGTACCAGCGGGACGTTTATTAA
- a CDS encoding uroporphyrinogen-III synthase: protein MKDLTGKRIAIAADRQSDAIRTMVEKKGGEAVVYSIQGKQHLDEQTSRENVKTFLAEEFEWAVLTTGIGARTLAESASKAGLAEAFISKLKKTKLVIRGSKTMKWLKENDLQPYLLSEDGTMNNLLEAFSEESAPENRIFLQAYNQDDARLKEKLEQDGGNVYLSQPYIHEAPPKETVTRLREAISAQSVDAVLFTSKKQVINLFSEENSTLIPAFHEGVLAAAVGKVTAGELENQGITNVLQPESQKMGAMIVEIERYYRKQESR from the coding sequence ATGAAAGATTTAACCGGAAAACGAATTGCGATCGCAGCTGACCGCCAGTCGGATGCAATTCGTACGATGGTGGAGAAAAAAGGCGGAGAAGCCGTCGTTTATTCGATTCAGGGAAAGCAGCATCTGGATGAACAGACGAGCAGGGAAAACGTGAAAACTTTTCTCGCAGAAGAGTTTGAATGGGCTGTTCTGACAACAGGAATCGGAGCCAGGACACTCGCTGAATCAGCTTCCAAGGCAGGTCTGGCTGAGGCATTTATTAGTAAATTGAAGAAAACGAAACTCGTAATCCGCGGCAGCAAAACGATGAAATGGCTTAAAGAAAACGATCTGCAGCCGTACCTTCTTTCGGAAGACGGTACGATGAACAATCTTCTCGAAGCGTTTTCAGAAGAATCAGCCCCTGAAAACCGTATTTTTTTACAAGCCTACAATCAGGACGATGCGCGGCTTAAAGAAAAACTCGAGCAAGACGGCGGAAACGTTTATTTATCGCAGCCTTATATCCATGAAGCTCCACCAAAGGAGACGGTGACCCGGCTGCGGGAGGCCATTTCAGCACAAAGTGTGGATGCAGTATTATTTACAAGTAAAAAACAGGTCATCAACTTATTTTCTGAGGAAAACAGCACTCTGATCCCGGCTTTTCATGAGGGAGTCCTTGCCGCTGCTGTGGGAAAAGTGACAGCAGGAGAGCTGGAAAATCAGGGCATTACCAATGTGCTGCAGCCGGAGTCTCAGAAAATGGGTGCGATGATTGTTGAAATAGAGCGTTATTACCGGAAACAGGAAAGCCGGTAA
- a CDS encoding sirohydrochlorin chelatase: MQGVLYVSHGSRVKEAAQQAVSFLEDVKKKVDVPLQEICFLELAEPDIAAGAAKLVEQGALNITVIPVLLLSAGHYYEDIPEEIEEVKRRHPQISFTYGKPIGVQERVIDIAVDRIRETGVPVKENASLLVVGRGSRDPQTKQDIEHIAGRLKEKTGAVHADVCYLAACSPSFDEGLEKALERAAPQTFVVPYLWFTGILMQTMQQKIDHLSDEDRGFILCSYLGDHPNMIDALAARVYEALPAGVGKGESR; this comes from the coding sequence ATGCAGGGAGTCTTGTACGTCAGCCATGGAAGCCGCGTAAAAGAAGCAGCACAGCAGGCGGTCTCCTTTTTGGAAGATGTGAAGAAAAAGGTGGACGTGCCGCTTCAGGAAATTTGTTTTCTTGAATTAGCGGAGCCGGATATTGCCGCAGGAGCGGCGAAACTGGTGGAACAGGGTGCATTAAACATTACTGTTATTCCTGTCCTGCTGCTGAGTGCCGGCCACTATTATGAAGATATTCCAGAGGAGATCGAAGAAGTTAAGCGCCGCCATCCGCAGATTTCCTTTACGTACGGAAAGCCGATCGGAGTGCAGGAACGTGTTATTGATATTGCTGTTGACCGCATCAGAGAAACAGGAGTGCCCGTAAAAGAAAATGCGTCTCTCCTCGTTGTTGGACGCGGCAGCCGAGATCCTCAGACAAAACAGGATATTGAGCATATCGCAGGGCGCCTTAAAGAAAAAACAGGGGCTGTACACGCAGATGTCTGCTACCTTGCTGCATGCAGTCCATCTTTTGATGAAGGACTCGAAAAAGCACTCGAACGTGCGGCTCCCCAGACTTTCGTCGTTCCCTATTTATGGTTCACCGGCATACTCATGCAGACGATGCAGCAAAAAATAGATCACCTTTCCGATGAGGACCGCGGCTTTATCCTCTGCAGCTATCTGGGCGATCATCCAAACATGATCGATGCTCTCGCTGCACGCGTGTACGAAGCACTTCCGGCGGGCGTCGGGAAAGGAGAGAGCCGATGA
- the cobA gene encoding uroporphyrinogen-III C-methyltransferase yields MSKVYIVGAGPGDIDLITVKGLKSIQKADVILYDRLINMDLLKEAQPHAELVYCGKSPANHSMSQEKINQLLCTYALKGNTVTRLKGGDPFIFGRGGEEAEALALHNIVYEIVPGVTSGVAASAYAGIPVTHRDYSSSVAFISGVSKLGPESDEYWKNVVKSMDTLCIYMGVRKLPEICEKLIRHGRTAKTPVALIQWGTTEDQLTVTGTLADIVEKSRSVEQPSMIVVGEVVKLREKLQWFEQLKKEESVPALAGL; encoded by the coding sequence ATGAGTAAAGTTTATATCGTCGGGGCCGGACCGGGGGACATTGATTTAATAACGGTAAAAGGTCTCAAGTCGATTCAGAAAGCAGATGTCATTCTTTATGACCGGCTGATAAATATGGATCTGCTGAAAGAGGCACAGCCGCACGCAGAACTGGTATACTGTGGGAAAAGCCCGGCAAATCACTCGATGAGCCAGGAGAAAATCAACCAGCTTCTCTGTACCTATGCGCTGAAAGGAAACACGGTGACACGTTTAAAAGGAGGAGATCCCTTTATTTTTGGACGGGGAGGAGAAGAAGCAGAAGCGCTCGCTCTGCATAATATTGTCTATGAAATTGTACCGGGTGTGACTTCAGGTGTTGCGGCCTCTGCCTACGCGGGCATTCCCGTTACCCACCGCGACTACAGTTCTTCTGTAGCATTCATCTCCGGAGTGAGCAAGCTTGGGCCAGAATCCGATGAGTACTGGAAAAACGTCGTGAAAAGTATGGATACGCTCTGTATTTATATGGGAGTCCGCAAGCTTCCGGAAATTTGTGAAAAGCTGATACGGCACGGGCGGACAGCGAAAACCCCGGTGGCTCTTATTCAGTGGGGAACGACCGAAGACCAGCTGACGGTGACCGGCACCCTTGCCGATATTGTAGAAAAGTCACGTAGTGTAGAGCAGCCGTCCATGATCGTTGTCGGAGAAGTTGTGAAGCTGCGGGAAAAGCTGCAGTGGTTCGAACAGCTGAAGAAAGAAGAGAGTGTTCCGGCATTAGCCGGGCTGTAA
- a CDS encoding phosphoadenylyl-sulfate reductase → MTEVKTTYENFSNPFHEKEPSDDTKGARSVLEWAYESYDSLVYACSFGAEGIVLIDMIADIKKDAEIVFLDTGLHFAETYELIEKVKRRYPELRIHMKKPELTVREQAEEHGEALWLRHPDQCCYIRKIKPLEEALSGAEAWISGLRREQSPSRAATNFVNKDDRFASVKVCPLIHWSWDDVWNYIHERQLDYNELHDEGYPSIGCVPCTTAVEEGGDSRDGRWQGIGKTECGLHTARK, encoded by the coding sequence ATGACAGAAGTAAAAACAACGTATGAGAACTTTTCAAATCCTTTTCATGAAAAGGAGCCGAGTGACGATACGAAAGGTGCACGCAGCGTTCTCGAGTGGGCCTACGAATCGTATGACTCTCTCGTCTATGCTTGCAGTTTCGGCGCAGAAGGCATTGTTCTCATCGATATGATTGCTGATATAAAAAAAGATGCGGAAATTGTTTTTCTTGATACCGGACTGCATTTTGCGGAAACCTATGAGCTGATTGAAAAAGTTAAGCGGAGGTACCCTGAGCTGCGTATTCACATGAAGAAGCCGGAGCTGACGGTACGAGAGCAGGCGGAGGAACACGGCGAAGCACTCTGGCTCAGGCACCCTGACCAGTGCTGCTATATTCGTAAAATTAAGCCGCTTGAAGAAGCCCTTTCCGGAGCGGAGGCATGGATATCAGGTCTGCGCCGGGAACAGTCTCCGAGCCGGGCGGCTACAAACTTCGTGAACAAAGATGACCGGTTTGCTTCGGTCAAAGTCTGCCCGCTTATTCACTGGTCGTGGGACGATGTGTGGAATTATATCCACGAACGGCAGCTTGATTACAACGAGCTTCACGATGAGGGATATCCGAGCATTGGCTGCGTGCCCTGCACAACCGCTGTAGAAGAAGGCGGCGACAGCCGGGACGGACGCTGGCAGGGAATCGGAAAGACAGAATGCGGTCTTCATACAGCAAGAAAATAA
- the cysC gene encoding adenylyl-sulfate kinase produces MSKSANIVWHDSKVTKEDRQKQHGHEGAVLWFTGLSGSGKSTVSVEVEKALHQEGLHTYRLDGDNVRHGLNSNLGFSPADRTENIRRIGEVSKLMSDAGLITLTAFISPYKEDRGQVRNVLEEGEFIEVFVKCGLDTCEERDPKGLYKKARSGEITGFTGIDAPYEEPVDPEITIETDKETLEASVEKIVSYIKARKVHE; encoded by the coding sequence ATGAGCAAATCAGCAAATATCGTCTGGCACGATTCAAAAGTAACGAAAGAAGACAGGCAGAAGCAGCATGGACACGAAGGAGCGGTTCTCTGGTTTACCGGCCTTTCCGGCTCCGGGAAATCGACTGTTTCTGTGGAGGTGGAAAAAGCACTTCATCAGGAAGGTCTGCATACGTACCGGCTTGACGGGGATAATGTCCGCCACGGCTTAAACAGCAACCTCGGATTTTCACCGGCAGACCGGACAGAAAACATCCGTCGGATCGGTGAGGTGAGCAAGCTGATGTCCGATGCAGGGCTGATTACGCTGACTGCTTTTATCTCTCCATATAAAGAAGACCGCGGGCAGGTAAGAAATGTGCTTGAAGAGGGTGAATTCATCGAAGTGTTTGTGAAATGCGGCCTCGATACGTGCGAAGAGCGGGATCCGAAGGGCCTTTATAAAAAAGCCAGATCCGGAGAAATTACAGGTTTCACCGGTATTGATGCCCCGTATGAAGAGCCGGTCGATCCCGAAATTACCATTGAAACAGACAAGGAAACTCTTGAGGCGTCGGTTGAGAAGATTGTTTCCTATATTAAAGCCCGGAAAGTCCACGAATAA
- a CDS encoding SLC13 family permease: MTVEIGLVLTIILVMLICLIKEVARPHFILFVTLALFLLIGILEPEEALRGFSNEGMLTVGLLFVVAGAVQQTGALTALVKRSLGTGNGRKKSLARMMYPVAGLSAFLNNTPIVVMFTPIVRKWCEDRNIAPSKFLMPLSYAAIFGGTLTLIGTSTNLVIHGFMLERGLEGFTMFQLAVVGLPASIIGVLYMVTIGDKLLPDRKTSTEAFQDASKEYLSEAKVEKNSSLAGKTILEAGLRSLKGLYLIEIIRNGYRTAPVASYTTLESEDRLIFTGPFSTIIDLQNVKGLHVETGTDVKLNELQNGSASLMEAVVSHRSVLAGQTVKETCFRTTYDAGVVAVHRNDEHVKGKVGEIVLKPGDTLLLLANRDFEKRWTGTEDFYLISPVDKPEITDSKKSLISLTTLVAMILLAAFGILSMFEAALLAVVTLFLTKSVSVDVTRRFIQFDILLLIACAIGIGLALEQSGAAAFIAEYFVEISSGFGVIGALFVVYLLTSIFTEIITNNAAAVLMFPIAHAVANQLGQDPVGFFVAIAIAASASFATPIGYQTNLIVYGPGGYRFTDYLKVGIPLNIIYLIVTVSIVSVVWLNV, from the coding sequence CCGCATTTCATCCTGTTTGTAACGCTCGCTCTCTTTCTTTTGATAGGCATTCTGGAACCGGAAGAAGCCCTGCGCGGGTTTTCGAACGAAGGGATGCTGACAGTCGGACTTCTTTTTGTCGTAGCAGGGGCCGTTCAGCAGACGGGAGCCCTTACTGCACTCGTGAAACGTTCGCTCGGCACAGGGAATGGCAGAAAGAAATCGCTTGCGAGGATGATGTATCCTGTTGCAGGATTATCAGCATTTTTGAACAACACGCCGATCGTCGTGATGTTTACTCCGATAGTAAGAAAATGGTGTGAGGATAGAAATATAGCCCCTTCGAAGTTTTTAATGCCCCTTTCCTACGCAGCTATTTTTGGAGGGACCCTCACCTTAATCGGCACATCGACCAACCTCGTGATCCATGGATTTATGCTGGAGCGGGGGCTGGAAGGGTTTACCATGTTCCAGCTGGCGGTTGTAGGGCTTCCGGCAAGTATCATTGGCGTTCTTTACATGGTAACCATCGGCGATAAACTGCTCCCGGACCGGAAAACATCTACAGAAGCTTTCCAGGATGCCTCAAAGGAATATCTTTCAGAAGCAAAAGTGGAAAAAAATTCTTCTCTTGCAGGTAAAACCATTCTGGAAGCCGGACTGCGAAGTTTAAAAGGACTTTATTTAATTGAAATTATCCGAAACGGCTACCGGACAGCCCCGGTTGCTTCCTATACCACGCTTGAATCGGAAGACAGGCTTATTTTCACCGGCCCCTTTTCCACGATTATTGATCTGCAGAATGTAAAAGGGCTGCACGTCGAAACGGGAACGGATGTAAAGCTCAATGAACTGCAGAACGGGAGTGCGTCACTGATGGAGGCCGTCGTTTCCCACCGCTCCGTCCTGGCTGGACAGACGGTGAAAGAAACGTGTTTCCGCACAACGTACGACGCAGGGGTCGTTGCGGTCCACCGCAACGACGAGCACGTAAAAGGAAAAGTCGGTGAAATTGTTTTGAAGCCGGGAGATACCCTGCTGCTTCTCGCAAACCGTGATTTTGAGAAACGCTGGACCGGAACAGAAGATTTTTATCTCATTTCTCCGGTCGATAAGCCGGAAATTACCGATTCTAAAAAATCATTGATTTCGCTTACGACGCTCGTCGCTATGATCCTCCTGGCGGCATTCGGCATTCTTTCCATGTTCGAAGCCGCGCTGCTTGCGGTTGTGACTTTGTTTTTAACGAAATCTGTTTCGGTCGATGTAACGAGGCGCTTCATACAGTTTGACATTCTCCTGCTTATCGCCTGCGCTATCGGTATAGGTCTTGCACTCGAACAAAGCGGAGCGGCCGCTTTTATTGCAGAATATTTTGTAGAAATCTCCAGTGGATTTGGCGTGATCGGCGCCCTGTTTGTAGTTTACTTGTTAACTTCCATTTTTACGGAAATTATTACAAATAATGCAGCGGCGGTACTTATGTTTCCGATAGCCCACGCCGTAGCGAATCAGCTTGGACAGGATCCAGTCGGCTTTTTCGTAGCGATCGCCATTGCCGCTTCGGCAAGCTTTGCTACACCGATCGGCTATCAGACGAATTTAATCGTCTACGGCCCGGGCGGATACCGGTTTACGGATTACTTGAAAGTGGGTATCCCGCTCAATATTATTTATCTCATCGTCACCGTCTCCATTGTTTCTGTAGTCTGGCTTAACGTTTAG